A DNA window from Maribellus comscasis contains the following coding sequences:
- a CDS encoding 3-keto-disaccharide hydrolase, which yields MKQLVKNFVLISIAIFIYSCFTNAQNIQKEKTGVGIKAPKPAEILFDGSRKILDKKWTYWEGPRFSAELPIKWKIEKDPVEKGTVVNSNDPVAAGGLYGAADIVTKKKYRDFRLHVEFLIKKPGGNSGVYLQNRYEIQILDGDTTRHGLGAVINETESPYFAYNGVGKWNAYDIKFRAARFENGKRTEKALVTMYFNGQKVHINVPINQVWGGPNSGIDGGNDGGKGITDTPGGIKLQAEGHEVLYRNIWIEELTIENFDTDF from the coding sequence ATGAAACAACTTGTAAAAAACTTTGTGCTAATATCCATAGCCATATTTATATATTCATGTTTTACAAATGCACAAAATATTCAAAAAGAAAAAACCGGAGTGGGGATAAAAGCGCCAAAACCTGCTGAAATTCTTTTTGACGGTTCCCGGAAAATACTTGATAAAAAATGGACTTACTGGGAAGGGCCGCGCTTTTCTGCGGAATTACCAATAAAATGGAAAATAGAAAAAGATCCGGTAGAAAAGGGAACTGTTGTAAACAGCAACGATCCGGTCGCAGCCGGCGGTTTATACGGGGCAGCAGATATTGTTACTAAAAAGAAATACCGTGACTTCAGACTACACGTTGAATTCCTGATAAAAAAACCGGGAGGAAACAGCGGTGTATATCTTCAAAACCGCTACGAAATACAAATTCTTGATGGAGATACAACCCGGCATGGTTTAGGTGCTGTAATCAACGAAACGGAATCTCCCTATTTTGCTTACAACGGAGTTGGAAAATGGAATGCATACGACATCAAATTCAGGGCTGCGCGATTTGAAAATGGAAAGCGGACTGAAAAAGCACTGGTGACAATGTATTTCAACGGACAAAAAGTACATATTAACGTCCCCATCAACCAGGTTTGGGGCGGTCCAAATTCAGGCATCGACGGGGGAAATGATGGCGGGAAGGGAATTACTGATACTCCGGGTGGAATAAAATTACAGGCAGAAGGGCATGAAGTTTTATACCGTAATATTTGGATAGAGGAACTTACAATTGAAAATTTTGATACTGATTTCTAA
- a CDS encoding N-acetylmuramoyl-L-alanine amidase-like domain-containing protein, with protein MKRKILLFVVLPLFFACNAAKENKTEEQEKIVVQAKDKQILEEILELFSGEKDSPLPVLMIKVGTFFKETPYVAHTLETEPEQLVINLREMDCTTFAENCLAISKTIKSKNPGFEKFAKELQKIRYINEKIEAYPSRIHYFSDWIFTNDKKGIVKKISKEIADTEYDLKVSFMSTHPDSYKQLKNNPEFVKQLQEQEKEISSRTMYYIPKNKIAEVENKFQDGDIAGITTNIGGLDILHVVLLIRKEGRIHILHASSTAEKVVISENTLEDYLLKSKSATGVMVARPL; from the coding sequence ATGAAAAGAAAAATATTGTTGTTTGTGGTTTTGCCGCTTTTTTTTGCATGTAATGCCGCAAAAGAAAATAAGACGGAGGAGCAGGAGAAGATTGTTGTGCAAGCAAAAGACAAACAAATACTGGAAGAAATCCTCGAACTCTTTTCCGGTGAGAAAGACAGTCCCCTTCCGGTTTTAATGATAAAAGTTGGAACTTTTTTTAAAGAAACGCCTTATGTTGCTCACACGCTTGAAACCGAACCGGAGCAATTGGTTATAAATCTCCGTGAAATGGATTGTACCACATTTGCCGAAAATTGCCTGGCTATTTCCAAAACAATAAAAAGTAAAAATCCGGGATTTGAAAAATTCGCAAAAGAGCTTCAAAAAATAAGATACATAAATGAAAAAATTGAGGCGTACCCATCTCGTATTCATTATTTCAGCGACTGGATTTTCACCAACGACAAAAAAGGAATTGTAAAAAAAATTTCGAAAGAAATTGCGGATACAGAGTATGATTTGAAAGTTAGTTTTATGAGTACGCATCCCGACAGTTATAAACAGCTCAAAAACAATCCTGAATTTGTAAAACAATTGCAAGAACAGGAAAAGGAAATTTCTTCGCGAACCATGTATTACATTCCGAAAAATAAAATTGCTGAAGTTGAAAACAAGTTTCAGGATGGAGATATTGCCGGAATCACAACGAATATAGGAGGTCTTGATATTTTACATGTGGTCCTTTTAATTCGTAAGGAAGGAAGAATTCATATCTTGCATGCATCTTCAACTGCCGAAAAAGTGGTTATTTCAGAAAATACACTCGAAGATTATCTTTTAAAAAGTAAATCGGCTACCGGGGTTATGGTAGCCCGCCCACTGTAG
- a CDS encoding RelA/SpoT family protein, whose amino-acid sequence MEVKEQIYTRYIYLKDFFRIGWDDDASLKIEKAFQFAQSLLGEETFNSGEVILNHSIDVATIVATEIGMGTDSVVTGLLHNVMYAGLERKATREEIEENFGESVYSILNGMAKINALGTDTVDLHSENYRKLLLALAGDVRVIIIKIADRLQVMRNLDIYDSESRERLVSETSHLYAPLAHRLGLYAINSELQDLCLKYQKPEAYNYVLTRLKETENERANFVAEFVKPVEKKLKKRGLNFSMKARTKSIFSIWNKMHKKNVSFDEVMDLFAIRVILDSKPEDEKSDCWTAYSFVTEEYQANTERLRDWITIPKSNGYESLHTTVMGPQGKWVEIQIRTRRMDEIAEKGLAAHWRYKGGKDSSNFDGWLAGIRDILENPELNVVDFIDQFRIDIYSDEIFVFTPKGDLRKLPQGATMLDFAYEIHSELGDHCVGGRVNGKKVTLKYKLKNGDQISIDTSNNQNPKMDWLDFLVTSKAKSRVKASLNEERSRQAALGKEILARKFKNWKIELSDEAIRKMLKNYGFKLAADLYYDIATEKIDPLDIKSLFTEKVAEEESAKRTLEELLPKGEVKDLAFEGGDDFLVIDNNLKNLNYKLAPCCNPVFGDPIFGFVSIKEGIKIHRKSCPNALQMKERYPYRIIKTRWRDEANANQGSFLATLYISGTDELGIVSEISHIIAKDIGTQMRSINIESDKGNFEGVLKVLVYNLDHLEFLIHKLKKVKGVISVSRGEK is encoded by the coding sequence ATGGAAGTAAAAGAACAAATATATACGAGATACATTTATCTGAAAGATTTTTTCAGAATAGGTTGGGACGACGATGCCTCGTTAAAAATTGAAAAAGCTTTTCAATTTGCCCAGTCGTTACTCGGAGAGGAGACTTTTAATTCGGGTGAGGTTATTTTAAATCATTCGATTGATGTAGCTACAATAGTGGCCACAGAAATCGGAATGGGAACTGACTCTGTTGTAACTGGTTTGTTGCATAACGTAATGTATGCCGGTTTGGAAAGAAAGGCTACCAGGGAGGAGATAGAAGAAAATTTTGGCGAATCTGTCTATTCTATTCTTAACGGGATGGCAAAAATAAACGCCCTGGGAACTGATACGGTCGATTTACATTCCGAAAATTACAGGAAACTTTTACTCGCGCTTGCCGGCGACGTACGTGTTATTATCATAAAAATTGCCGATCGTCTGCAGGTAATGCGTAATCTTGATATTTATGATTCGGAAAGTCGAGAACGTCTTGTTAGCGAGACCTCACATTTGTATGCTCCTTTGGCGCATCGTCTGGGATTGTATGCAATAAATTCAGAATTGCAGGATCTATGTTTAAAATACCAAAAACCTGAAGCCTATAATTATGTTTTAACCAGGTTAAAAGAAACGGAAAATGAACGGGCAAACTTTGTCGCGGAGTTTGTAAAACCAGTTGAAAAGAAACTAAAAAAGCGCGGGCTTAATTTTTCGATGAAGGCACGTACAAAGTCTATTTTTTCCATTTGGAATAAAATGCATAAAAAAAATGTCTCTTTCGACGAAGTAATGGATCTGTTTGCCATTCGTGTTATTTTGGATTCAAAACCTGAGGACGAAAAATCAGACTGCTGGACTGCTTATTCATTTGTAACGGAAGAATATCAGGCCAATACAGAGCGATTGCGCGACTGGATAACTATTCCAAAATCGAATGGTTATGAATCGTTACACACAACAGTGATGGGGCCGCAGGGAAAGTGGGTGGAAATTCAGATTCGCACCAGGCGGATGGACGAAATAGCCGAGAAAGGACTGGCAGCACACTGGAGATACAAAGGAGGAAAGGACAGTTCGAATTTTGATGGGTGGCTGGCCGGAATTCGTGATATTCTGGAAAATCCGGAATTAAACGTAGTGGATTTTATCGATCAGTTTAGGATTGATATCTACAGCGACGAGATTTTTGTTTTTACACCAAAAGGAGATTTGAGAAAATTACCGCAAGGTGCAACGATGCTTGATTTTGCTTATGAGATACATTCCGAATTAGGCGATCATTGCGTGGGGGGAAGAGTTAACGGGAAAAAAGTAACGCTGAAGTATAAGCTGAAAAACGGAGACCAGATTTCAATTGATACATCGAACAATCAAAATCCGAAAATGGACTGGCTCGATTTTTTGGTAACATCAAAAGCCAAAAGCAGAGTAAAAGCAAGTTTAAATGAAGAACGCAGCAGGCAGGCAGCACTCGGAAAGGAAATTTTGGCCCGGAAATTTAAAAATTGGAAAATTGAATTAAGTGACGAGGCAATCCGAAAAATGCTTAAAAATTACGGTTTTAAGCTCGCTGCTGATTTGTATTATGATATCGCTACCGAAAAAATCGATCCGCTGGATATAAAGTCGCTTTTTACAGAGAAAGTTGCGGAGGAGGAGAGCGCCAAAAGAACGCTGGAAGAGCTGCTGCCAAAAGGCGAGGTAAAAGATCTTGCTTTTGAAGGAGGTGATGATTTTTTAGTTATCGATAACAATCTTAAAAATTTAAATTACAAACTGGCACCCTGTTGTAATCCTGTTTTTGGTGATCCTATTTTTGGATTTGTGAGCATAAAAGAAGGTATAAAAATTCATCGGAAAAGTTGTCCGAATGCTTTACAAATGAAGGAAAGGTATCCGTATAGAATTATCAAAACCCGGTGGCGGGATGAAGCAAATGCAAATCAGGGGTCTTTTCTTGCAACGCTATATATTTCAGGAACTGACGAGTTAGGAATTGTTTCTGAAATATCACATATTATTGCGAAAGACATAGGAACACAGATGAGGTCCATTAATATCGAATCGGATAAAGGGAACTTTGAAGGCGTACTAAAAGTTTTGGTTTATAACCTGGATCATCTTGAATTTCTAATTCATAAACTCAAAAAAGTAAAGGGAGTAATTTCTGTCAGCCGTGGTGAAAAATAG
- a CDS encoding sulfatase family protein, whose amino-acid sequence MKFFTFTTLILTLFVLFLTGCQDKKYNQPERPNVIILLADDMGMGDLGCYNPDSKIPTPAMDALANDGMIFTDAHTNSAVCTPTRYGILTGTYAFRTRLKSGVLWGSSQPLIEEGTATVPALLKKYGYKTAGIGKWHLGLGWQSKEPGVMLTDNWAEDNKKIDYSKAILSGPNNIGFDYYFGIPASLDMPPYLYFENQFAQGIPTEITNEGGRTGLTVPGFRAQNVMPDFTRKAVEYIKNQRNGEPFFLYFPWSAPHTPVVPNDEFRGESKAGKYGDFVVECDKTVEQIVKTLKEKGMYENTLIILTSDNGSSPHGFPIEEEIEYKHNTSNGYKGRKSHSYDGGHRVAFLVSWPEHVKSGTTSDEIVCTTDLYATIADLLGHKMTFGEAHDSYSFLPVIKGKEYDSPIREATIHHSLNGDFSIRKGDWKYIDAKGHGGFAQIREEVPQDSVQLYNVVSDPAETTNVYLRHPDTIEELKTMLDKYKKQGYSRPK is encoded by the coding sequence ATGAAATTTTTTACATTCACAACTTTAATACTTACACTTTTTGTTCTATTCCTCACCGGTTGTCAGGATAAAAAATACAACCAGCCGGAACGCCCCAATGTTATCATACTTCTTGCTGATGACATGGGAATGGGTGATTTGGGGTGTTATAATCCCGATTCAAAGATACCAACACCTGCAATGGACGCACTGGCAAATGATGGAATGATCTTTACTGACGCGCACACCAATTCGGCAGTTTGCACACCTACCCGTTATGGAATTTTAACCGGTACATATGCATTTCGTACGCGTTTAAAATCAGGGGTTTTGTGGGGCAGTTCACAGCCTCTCATCGAAGAAGGAACAGCAACAGTTCCCGCACTCCTGAAAAAATACGGATACAAAACTGCCGGAATTGGAAAGTGGCATTTAGGGTTAGGATGGCAAAGCAAAGAACCCGGAGTTATGCTCACTGATAACTGGGCTGAAGACAATAAAAAAATCGATTATTCAAAAGCAATTCTTTCCGGCCCCAACAATATTGGGTTTGACTATTATTTTGGAATTCCCGCCTCACTCGACATGCCGCCTTATTTATATTTTGAGAACCAGTTTGCACAGGGAATCCCTACTGAAATTACAAATGAGGGTGGCAGAACAGGATTAACAGTACCCGGATTCAGGGCCCAAAATGTAATGCCTGATTTTACCAGGAAAGCAGTTGAGTACATAAAAAATCAACGAAACGGAGAACCATTTTTTTTATACTTTCCCTGGTCGGCACCGCACACACCGGTTGTTCCCAATGATGAATTCCGGGGAGAAAGTAAAGCAGGAAAGTACGGCGATTTTGTTGTGGAATGCGACAAAACTGTCGAACAAATTGTTAAGACTTTAAAAGAAAAGGGGATGTACGAAAATACACTCATTATTTTAACTTCTGATAATGGAAGTTCACCGCATGGATTCCCGATTGAGGAAGAAATTGAATATAAACACAATACCAGCAATGGTTATAAAGGAAGAAAATCACATTCCTACGACGGAGGGCATCGGGTGGCTTTTCTTGTTTCGTGGCCTGAACATGTAAAAAGCGGAACAACTTCAGATGAGATTGTTTGCACAACCGACCTCTACGCAACAATTGCTGATTTGCTGGGGCACAAGATGACTTTTGGGGAAGCTCATGACAGTTACAGTTTTTTACCGGTTATTAAAGGCAAAGAATACGATTCTCCCATCAGGGAAGCTACCATTCATCATTCGTTAAACGGCGATTTTTCGATCAGAAAAGGAGATTGGAAATATATTGATGCAAAAGGGCATGGTGGTTTTGCACAAATCAGGGAAGAGGTCCCGCAGGATTCAGTTCAATTGTACAACGTGGTGTCCGATCCGGCAGAAACTACAAATGTTTATCTCCGACATCCGGATACAATAGAGGAATTAAAAACAATGCTGGACAAATACAAAAAACAGGGTTATAGTCGTCCAAAATAA
- a CDS encoding alpha/beta hydrolase → MKKNLPLFLILLIPVITLAQTGKVFDNLSMKSEILKMERKYAIYLPPDYETSERSYPVLYLLHGVGDDQTGWVQFGEVLYIADKAIKEMKATPMIVVMPDANTGQRGYNNDAKGEWRYEDFFFNELMPYIEKTYRIKGEKRYRAISGLSMGGGGTFYYALHHPELFSSACPLSAATGPLNMDDMERYKQRGRMEGATNAQVEDWFKKYSVLDMIKNMPDEQKNAVRWFIDCGDDDFLYEGNSLVHIEMRKKEIPHEFRIRNGAHNWTYWRESLPVVLSFISDTFHQH, encoded by the coding sequence ATGAAAAAAAATTTGCCGCTATTTCTTATTCTTCTTATTCCGGTAATAACTCTGGCTCAAACCGGAAAGGTATTCGACAACCTGTCGATGAAAAGTGAAATCCTTAAAATGGAACGTAAATACGCCATTTATTTACCACCTGACTACGAGACATCAGAACGGAGCTACCCCGTGCTTTATCTTTTACATGGTGTCGGTGATGACCAAACCGGCTGGGTACAATTTGGCGAGGTCTTGTACATTGCAGACAAAGCGATTAAAGAAATGAAGGCAACTCCGATGATTGTTGTTATGCCGGATGCAAATACCGGACAACGAGGATATAACAACGACGCAAAAGGAGAATGGCGTTATGAAGATTTTTTCTTTAACGAGCTGATGCCCTATATTGAAAAAACCTACCGGATAAAGGGAGAAAAGAGATATCGGGCCATTTCAGGTCTTTCCATGGGGGGTGGCGGAACCTTTTATTATGCGCTTCATCACCCGGAGCTGTTTTCCTCGGCTTGCCCGCTAAGTGCGGCTACCGGTCCTTTAAACATGGATGATATGGAAAGGTACAAACAACGCGGAAGAATGGAAGGAGCTACGAATGCCCAAGTAGAAGACTGGTTCAAAAAATACAGTGTTCTTGATATGATAAAAAATATGCCTGATGAACAGAAGAATGCAGTGCGCTGGTTTATCGATTGTGGCGATGACGACTTTTTGTATGAAGGAAATTCACTGGTTCACATAGAAATGAGAAAGAAAGAAATTCCGCACGAATTCAGAATTCGCAACGGAGCGCACAACTGGACCTACTGGCGGGAGTCGTTACCGGTTGTTCTTTCATTTATTTCCGATACATTTCATCAACATTAA
- a CDS encoding sulfatase family protein has protein sequence MKKEFYPFAGIFVLIFFLNSCQTKDSNETSKPNIVYILADDLGYGDISSLNPDSKIQTPNIDKLASEGMVFRDAHSNSSVCTPTRYGILTGQYAWRSRIKSGVLLGYSPSLIEESTPTVAAFLQQQGYTTACIGKWHLGIDFKLKNGTYHSGTPGVDFTQELRGFNGYEQIDFSKPAKGGPLGAGFEYSYILPASLDFEPYMYLENNLAVEAPTDSTPGSALDAEIYATGAFWRPGRMAPSFSFEGVLPTFTNKAISFINRQKGADSPFFLYFPMNAPHTPWVPTNEFKGTTEIDEYGDYVKEVDDQVRQILETLQKNGMEENTIVFFTSDNGAYWRPEFIEKYNHRSNFTFRGMKSDAWEGGHHIPLMVKWPEKIEAGTFSNQTTSLTDFFDTVRELLGASANEKPQDSFSLLSILTGKQESIQRAPVIHHSGSGKFAIRDGDWKLIEGLGSGGFSEPKNPKPQPDEPKDQLYNLKVDPAEKENLYFSKPEKVEELKTKLEEIKGY, from the coding sequence ATGAAAAAAGAGTTTTATCCGTTTGCCGGAATATTTGTTTTAATTTTCTTTTTGAACTCGTGCCAAACAAAAGATAGTAACGAAACATCAAAACCAAACATCGTTTATATTCTGGCTGATGATCTTGGTTATGGCGATATTTCTTCGTTGAATCCCGATTCAAAAATCCAAACACCAAATATTGATAAACTCGCATCGGAAGGTATGGTTTTCAGGGATGCTCATTCCAACTCGTCGGTTTGTACCCCCACCCGTTACGGAATTCTTACCGGTCAGTATGCCTGGCGCAGCCGCATAAAGAGTGGTGTTCTTCTTGGGTACAGTCCATCGCTGATCGAAGAATCAACACCAACAGTCGCTGCGTTCTTGCAGCAACAAGGTTATACAACCGCCTGTATTGGGAAATGGCATCTGGGGATTGATTTTAAGCTTAAAAACGGAACATATCATTCCGGAACTCCCGGAGTAGATTTTACCCAGGAATTACGCGGTTTTAACGGTTACGAACAAATTGATTTTAGTAAACCAGCCAAAGGAGGACCACTGGGAGCAGGTTTCGAATATTCTTATATTTTGCCTGCTTCGCTCGATTTTGAACCTTACATGTATCTGGAGAATAACCTGGCTGTTGAAGCACCTACCGACTCGACTCCGGGAAGTGCACTTGATGCCGAAATATATGCGACCGGTGCTTTCTGGCGTCCCGGGCGAATGGCTCCTTCGTTTAGTTTTGAGGGCGTTTTGCCCACTTTTACAAACAAAGCAATTAGTTTTATAAACAGACAAAAAGGCGCTGATTCTCCTTTTTTCCTCTATTTTCCGATGAATGCACCACATACCCCCTGGGTACCAACGAATGAGTTCAAAGGGACTACCGAGATAGATGAATATGGCGATTACGTAAAAGAAGTTGATGACCAGGTGAGACAAATCCTTGAAACCCTTCAAAAAAATGGAATGGAAGAAAATACCATTGTGTTTTTTACCAGTGACAACGGTGCATATTGGAGACCCGAATTTATCGAAAAATACAACCATCGCTCCAATTTTACATTTCGTGGAATGAAAAGCGATGCATGGGAAGGGGGCCACCATATTCCGCTTATGGTGAAATGGCCTGAAAAAATTGAGGCAGGGACCTTCTCGAATCAAACTACTTCGCTCACCGATTTTTTTGATACCGTCCGTGAATTACTTGGCGCAAGCGCAAATGAAAAGCCACAAGATAGTTTTTCTTTATTGTCGATTCTAACAGGAAAACAAGAATCAATTCAGCGGGCACCGGTAATTCATCATTCCGGAAGCGGAAAATTTGCGATTCGCGATGGAGACTGGAAATTAATTGAGGGATTGGGATCCGGTGGATTTTCTGAACCTAAAAATCCCAAGCCACAACCTGATGAGCCCAAAGACCAATTGTACAATTTAAAAGTTGACCCGGCAGAAAAGGAAAATCTTTATTTTTCAAAACCTGAGAAAGTTGAAGAATTAAAAACAAAACTGGAAGAAATCAAAGGATACTAA
- a CDS encoding ferritin — protein MLKEKMLNALNEQINAEQYSALLYLSMSAWFNDKGLPGFANWMYVQYQEELTHANKIFNYVNDRSGKAVIKAIAQVDTEFEGIIAVVEKTLAHEQHVTGLINNLVDIATEERDHATQSFLQWFVDEQVEEEANVEEMLDTLKLINGQGNGIFMLDRELRQRKFVDETQGAE, from the coding sequence ATGTTAAAAGAAAAAATGCTTAATGCGCTGAATGAACAGATTAATGCAGAACAATATTCAGCTTTATTATATCTATCAATGTCTGCCTGGTTTAATGATAAAGGTTTACCGGGGTTTGCGAACTGGATGTATGTTCAGTACCAGGAAGAATTGACACATGCTAACAAAATATTTAATTATGTGAACGACCGTAGTGGAAAAGCAGTGATAAAAGCTATTGCTCAGGTGGATACTGAATTTGAAGGAATCATTGCCGTGGTAGAAAAAACATTGGCACATGAACAGCATGTAACGGGTTTGATAAACAACCTGGTTGATATTGCAACTGAGGAACGCGACCATGCAACACAAAGTTTTTTACAATGGTTTGTTGATGAGCAAGTGGAAGAAGAAGCCAATGTTGAGGAGATGCTGGATACGTTGAAGCTTATTAACGGACAGGGTAATGGTATTTTTATGTTGGATCGTGAATTGCGCCAGCGTAAATTTGTAGACGAAACACAAGGAGCAGAATAA
- a CDS encoding MBL fold metallo-hydrolase — protein MIPAILIVLFAGLSIFIFLRHPKFGKTPRGTRLEKVKSSPNYKDGSFQNLNRTPQLAEEATFSKMYHDFFFIKNKRPKGRIPSQKTNLFDLSPEEDVLIWFGHSSYFIQIAGKKILVDPVFCGNASPFSFMIKAFDGTDVYTSGDIPAIDFLFITHDHWDHLDYKTICDLKSKTGKIITGLGTGEHLEYWGVGHEHIIEKDWYRLVELEKGFTVAVTPARHFSGRGLKSKQSLWASFVLQTPTFRLFIGGDGGYDSHFKEIGQKFGKFDLAILENGQYNTSWKYIHMMPEQVLQAAKDLGAKRLFPVHNSKFALANHAWDEPLKQITALNSKSEQAIITPMIGEKVFLKNETQEFSKWWEKLA, from the coding sequence CAAAATTTGGAAAAACACCTCGTGGCACCAGATTGGAAAAAGTCAAAAGTTCACCCAATTATAAAGATGGTAGTTTTCAAAATCTGAACAGAACACCACAATTGGCAGAAGAGGCGACTTTTTCTAAAATGTATCACGATTTTTTCTTCATAAAAAACAAACGCCCAAAGGGAAGGATACCTTCGCAAAAGACAAATTTGTTTGATTTGAGTCCTGAAGAGGATGTACTCATTTGGTTTGGACATTCTTCGTATTTTATTCAAATTGCCGGAAAGAAAATTTTGGTCGACCCTGTGTTTTGTGGAAATGCATCGCCTTTTTCTTTTATGATTAAAGCTTTTGACGGAACAGATGTTTACACCTCCGGAGATATTCCGGCAATCGATTTCCTTTTTATTACACACGACCACTGGGATCATCTGGACTATAAAACAATATGTGATTTGAAATCCAAAACCGGCAAAATTATAACTGGTCTGGGAACCGGAGAACATTTAGAATACTGGGGGGTCGGGCATGAGCATATCATTGAAAAAGACTGGTACCGGCTTGTTGAATTAGAAAAAGGATTTACAGTTGCTGTAACACCAGCCCGCCATTTTTCAGGACGGGGATTAAAATCAAAACAATCGTTATGGGCATCTTTTGTTTTGCAAACACCAACATTTCGCCTTTTTATTGGCGGCGATGGAGGATATGATTCGCATTTTAAAGAAATAGGACAGAAGTTTGGAAAGTTTGATCTGGCCATCCTTGAAAACGGACAATACAACACCAGTTGGAAATACATTCACATGATGCCTGAGCAGGTTTTACAAGCCGCTAAAGATTTAGGAGCAAAACGTTTGTTTCCGGTTCATAATTCAAAATTTGCACTGGCAAACCATGCCTGGGATGAACCGTTAAAACAAATTACCGCATTAAATTCCAAATCAGAACAGGCGATAATTACTCCAATGATTGGTGAAAAAGTATTTTTAAAAAATGAAACTCAGGAATTTTCCAAATGGTGGGAGAAATTGGCCTGA